The genomic region ATGACAACAGCAAATACGGCAATGGTCGCCACACCCCAAAACACGTATACAACCATTTCCCAAACTTCCAAAACACTGCCAAGCACACCTGCGATTACTTCGAGTCCAGACCCTCGAAACACAACCATGTCCGGAACCAACACAACAACCGCATCTACAAAAACCATGACTATGCAAGGTGAGCATTTCCTTTGACTTCCTTTCATGACAtcattttgatattttttttttgtctatgttTACGTTTCTCAATTCCAGCCGGGTCTCGGTTTCTGGTTCATATGAAGATGAAGTTAAAAGTGTTTGATGGGATTAGCAATGATAACATCATTGAATTTATTGAAGCGGTAAGTGGAATTTATGTGCATCAGCAATATAGATAATTATATAGAGGGTACTGGAATTTTcactttgttcttttgatacagcTTTTCAGAGAGCAGCTTCTGAGGGGAGCATCATACACCGTCAACGTCTCTCAATTTCAAAAAAGGGCCCATTAAAGCTTTGCTACTACTGTTGGATTGATCGTCAAGAATCCATACAAGTTATGGCAAAACAAAGCATGATGATTATTTGTGCGCGTCTGTGTGAATAAAattgttagggttgacaaattaatttgattgtatgattatgttggaatgttgaCTAGAATAATTAACTTTGTTAAAACCTTCCACCTTACCTTGAACCGTTTAAACTTTCCACATTCCCTGCAGTTGTTGAAACGTTCCAAAtgatgtggaaacattcttgcttaacCAATTTGCAGAGGTGACCCCCAAAACAtgttcactctcacccccaccctgttttcgCTCAATAAAGTAAAAGTTAGACTGCTTTCAAGCTCCTCTGTAGGGTGATGATGACTTTCTCCGCTTGCAAGCGTAAAATGGGCATATTCTCTCATGTGGTTCTTGCATAAAAGTGGGGAAAACTATCAAAAATCTTCCTCCAAGACTGTGTGTGACAAACTCACCAAATAGCGCATACTCTGATATGCCCGTGTGGTGCAATTACTATATCAAAATACCAATCACAGATTATATTGGTCAAGTCAAAAGTTTAATTTTTAAGAACAATTAAAAAcactaaaaaacaaacattgataATTCATACTACCTCAACTTAAAATTCTGgtgaatttcattttttgtaatCAATCATGCTGATATACACACTTGTCTGCAAACACCTTTCACTTGCCTTCAGGTGGGCATTATTGCATGAAAAATTgatacaaaaaatgctttttttaatttttttttcctgttatcTATCTCCCAGCACTTGCAAAAGGCGCCACAGCTGTCTAAAGTGCAGCAAATAGGCATCATTCGTATGCTTGGCGAGATGCGGCCAGAAATTGGGCCACCAATTATGGCGTTTCAGGTCCGCAAGCCACATCCACGCAGCCGGGAGCAGTGGCAGCCTACAAGTAAGACAAACTCACTCAAACAAGGTCCATCTACAATTGGAAATATATTTTCTTTCAATGTAGGGGTGTTTTATGAggggttttttttatattcatattttttcttcttctgaaaACTCAGGATATTTCAACCCCCAcatttgaatggaaaaaaaaacccaaagaaAAAGCTGAcctgcaggtggtcatgatggCTGAGGATATAAAGCGCCCCCGGTCCTGAGATCCTGAGGACCTGCGCTCCAGTCCAGCCTTCCACAGGTGTGGCCGGGACAAAGAGAACCTGCTGCATGCActgcaaaaacaaacacgtgGTTGCTCATTCAATTCGAAAGCCTAAAAGCAAATCCCCGTAGATGACACACGTACCTTTAAATAAGAGAAGGAAAAGCATTGTCCGGCCTCTTTCGCAACTCGGCCTTGGAAAAGCGCCGCCAACCGACTTGCCATCTGTTTGGCTGACCACGCGCGATCAATGGTGATCCGGGCAGTCAGTCCCATGGCTGAAAGTGCAGCTTGCGCTTTGCCTTGTGGTGCCGTGTTCCTGTGGAGACACAGAATTAGAACACCTTATCCATCTTTATTGTCTCAGCTGGCACAATATGGGAACTGCTACGTTCAGTcgaaattaataaaaataaggaATTGACAACAGGGCTCGCACAAGGCATGAGGATTATTCATGGACGTCGCCGAGAAATATTGGATAGATTTCCTCTCATCACCTGCCGATTTCTCCTTCAACGTAGAGGCCTCTGGGCAAGCAGAAAACATCTTTGACCACCAGGCCGCTCTGCTGAGGAGTCAGCGGCTTCCATTTCATTCGGCTCGCTTTGCAGCTAAATGTCTGCAAGAGGTGTTTGTTCAAGATCAATTTGGTTCCTCAactcaaataaaaatgaaataaaaaaatatccgaGTTGCTACGTTCAAGTCACAAAAACAATGGACAACAATTTGCGTTGATTGACTGATGACATCACGAGTGCTCCTTTGGATTTAGATTAGATTATCAGAAGTCCACATGTGCAATACTGTGTGCAAGTAATCatgcaaacaaaccaaaaaaaaaaaagaaagacatttgTTACCGGGGTGATGAGCCCCACAAGTTGAGCCTTGGACTTTGTGAGGTGAGGAAGCACCTGAGACAGCAAAGAAAAAATTTAGCAAGTCAGCACTGTCCTTCTACAGAGAAAATAACATGACCGAAGACTGCGAGCAATTAGGCCTTTCAAAGAGAAAGGGAAATTTGGATTGATGTGCGAAGGTTACATAATGAGCACATGGCGCTACCTCCATTTCTATCTCGATGTCCTCCATGAAGACAAGGGGAGGGGGGCGGCTTCCACAATTTGCACTTTCACTGGATGGGGTCACCATGTTGGGTTGAGGTTTGGACTTCTGCACTCCATCTTGCTGGGCTTCAACCTCCAGTATTGGCTCTTCCTCACAAATGACGACCAGAGGATGCTCCAAGTTCTTCAgcgtcaaaaaataaaattatataaaaaaagaaatgacagtAGCGACAACTAGTAGTGttgatggcatttttttttttttttttaatggcttgcTTTTTGGTAGAAACTACTTATTATTCTATCAATTTCAATGTCAGCCTGCGATATTTCCCACAATTGGAGATTCCTTATTGAAAGCAGCAACAGTGAGCTCGTACCTGGTAAGCGCAATGGTCTTCCTCCAGCTCTTGTGTTGGAAGCACTTCACGGGTTTCGTGGAAAGAGAGTGATTCCATTTCAATGTTTTCCTTGGCGGCCAGCAAAGTCTCTTTCCTTTCATTTGGCTTCATCCTAATTTGCAACAACTGCAGCTGATTAGCCCGAGAAGTGCTTAGCTTTGTTTTTTGTCAAGACTGACAACTTATTCCTTAGCTTGTTAAAACCTTAAAACTTAAAAACCTTGCAAGTTGGATCCTTCATGCGTTTTTCTTGACTCCTAACTCATTTCATGTCTTTTTGTGGTTTCCTCTGCTTGAACATACCTTTCCATTCTAACAGAGGCATGAGCTCATCACCCCAGCTGAGCTCTTGCAGCAACTCTCCAGCCTTGATTGGTTTGCATTTATATTCATGCCTTTCCATTTATTGGCCAAGAGAAGTAGTCAGGGGAGGGGCGGTTCATCGCACAGCTCCAATTGGACAATGACCTTTTACAAgtctaaaaaaacaacatgggTGACCTTTGTGACTGTCGGAACTCCTACATGCGCTGCTTTCATAATGTTAAGTGTTCAGACCCAATCGCCACTCTGCAACTGAATGTTTGCATGATATATTTCAATGATGAGCAACGAGGCGCAGCCCCCAAGAGGCATGAGTAGCCCGCAGGCCCGCTCCAAGACAAAACCGATGGCGTGACCACTTGGCAGTGTTTGTGACACCCATACTGTAAACAGCAACTAAAGCAACTGTAGCCAACATGATCAAGAGTTTGCATGCACACGTTAGGCCAATAAGTGTCTCTGGCTGCAGGTCAACAAGTGAGGTAAGAAGTACGAAGCTGTTCCGTCATCAGGTATGAGCTCCAAAAACTCTGCAGGActtgtctccatggcaacaaccACCAGCGTCTCTGTTGGGATCAATGAATGTGGGAGTAAATCTCAATCCTCAAACATTACGCAATCTTAAATTTGCATACAGTTCTGTATTGAGTGCGCTTAAGACACATGTTGCGGCTAATAAACCGTCTGTACCTTTGAGAGCCGCCAACAGAATCCTGTTGTCCGACGCGGTTCTTGTCCGATTGCAGAGTTCTGGGAGCAGCTTCTTCCACCACAAATCCTAAAGTTTGGGCACACTTCATGAGCAAGCAAAATAAACCCACAGCATCCACCAGCACTCCTATAGACTGACCATGTGTTGATCTTGCAAGTGGTGATTGGCGTAAGCAATAATAGCCTGGGGGCATCGCTCCAGAAGCTCTTCAATGCTGCGGTCATACTGCCCTCTTCTGGTGGCGCACAGGATGTGCAGGCTGAAGCCCCACAAGGTTTTGTCTGGCAGACTTTCCAACAAGGGTGTGACTGAGCCCACAGACAGCGACGGTCCGCAGAGGAGTGACTGCAGATAATGCAAAGTGGCCCGATCCTACAGTACCAGTAATGCAGACACACTTTGCAAGACtgtccaaacgctctcctttcaaaaacacattaagaatataaccaggattgcgttttttcaccttcgtaatattgctaagattcgtcctatcctctcgaccggggatgcggaaactattatacatgcattcgtcacgtcgcgcctggactactgtaatgtattattctctggtcttcctaaatccagtattaaaagtctacagttagtgcaaaatgccgctgcgaggctgctctcacggtcaagaaaatttgatcagattaccccaatattagccgaattacattggctcccggtccatttaagatgtgacttcaaggttcttctactaacctataaagcactgcatggcttagcgccttcatatctcgtcgacctagtcgttccttatgttccgtctcgtaaccttcgttcgcaaaacgctagtcttttagttataccaagggccaagaaaatgtctgcagggtctagagcaggggtcaccaacctttcttaaaccgagagctacttcctgggtactgattaaggcaaagggctaccagtttgacacacacttctgaaatagccaatttactcaatttagctttcactttgttattattgtcatttccagttctcatgtatgtgattttaacaagaatagcaaaaataaagtcaaaccttggttttcgaccacaatccgttccagaaggcggttcgagaagcaaatcggtcgaattccgaatccatttttcccattacaaataatagaaaaaattttagtccgttccaagactaaaaacccccccctttttttttaaaacatttttttcatttgcgcatttttctccaatcgcgcaactgcagcgcaccaccgaacgcgcaaccgtaccgcgtcgccgaccgcgcaactgcacagcgctggtcgcattattgtgacagagccgtcgctgaaatttagaaaatatttttaaagtcctgatgtactttctaaaatttaagtggacttcagtgcgcggggagctttatttggtccgatcgcgcaactgcagcgcgccgggcgctcagtgtcgcattgctttaagagcgtctttgtgttttaggacggcttttctgctcccacttgctttctttggaggcatgattaggggctaatacaatcctcaaagtaacgaaaatacaataactactgattcagtcggcatccgggccgcgcggtcgggttttctcgggtcctcccggctcatctcgtgaggttcgacctccgaattttgttcaacaaccgaagcaaaaaaaaactcgaattttttgttcaaattacgattttttcgagaaccgggacgttcggaaaccgaggtttgactgtaaaataaatagatgcagctcactgacaagtgccgctatttgagctaattttagaacagtcctgcgggcgactcatgcggtcctcacgggctacctggtgcccgcgggcaccgtgttggtgacccctggtctagagcattctctattcgggctccagagctttggaatgccctaccaatggatattagaactactacctcagtagaaacatttaagacacgtttaaagacacatttctatgagatggcctttaactaacttgtgatggccgatttggccggagtttgttctgttctctctgcccacctcctccccggctggggaggaggttaggtggctcaaaagcggatagcggctggctggattctcagggaccagttcgggatgggggagctgcggctcggcccccttgaggacactgccaggacaatcgaggacacctccgacatccatttttttcattgattttcatattatgtattacttgtgtactctctgcatccattataacctggtgatcctgaaagggggatccttccatctgtggtcccttctcaaggtttctcattttcccctggtagggtttttttttttgtttttccttgcccttttgggagcttatgatcaggggatgctttgagaataattgtcaattttggctatgtgaagccctttgagactgtttgtgatttagggctatacaaataaacttgacttgacttgacttgttgaTTCTTACCTGCATCTTGTGTAATGCCTCCTGATGTTGAAAGTTGGTACTGTGAAGTGGACTGAGAACAAAAAGCCAGGGATACAAAGCACCGTAATGGGAACAGGAATTGATCTGAAACAGACCAACCACACAGATTTTTGAAGATGATAATGTATTTTCAATAGTCTGACCAAAAAGTTGTATTTGAATATTTTAGCAAAACACGTTTTCAAAGTGTTATTGTTTTCTCCATCTATAGATTTTGAGGAGAAAAAATGTCAGCAACTTTACCAGATCGTCAGCGCTCTTTAACGACTTCCGTGTTGGAGGTTCATGGAGACATTTGTCTGTGCTCGTGTGTATCAGTCGCTCGATGTAGACTGACGACAATCGGAAGAGAAGCTCTTGAATGACACCTTGTTGTGATGACGCCATCAGCGTTGCCTCCCAGAAATCCACCTGCAAGCTGTTTCCACAGCCCAACGTCTACATAGGCATGAGAACGGTGCTTATCCCTGGGCCGGCCTCTGACAACAAACGTTGTGACGACTTGATGCTACCTGAAACATTTGGTCCACCTGCTCAAGGTGAACTTTGTTGTTCTCGTGCAGCGCGACCATGGACGCCACCAGCAGGCCAGGCTGGGACTTGACCATTTGTTGGCTCAACGCTGTGGGGCAGATGTCAGCGTGctggcctccgcctccgccgtgCAGCAGCAGCCTTGGCTCCTCGATGAAGCCATACACCAGCACCATCTCAAAACGCAGAGACAGTTGTAAACTTGGACCGGATTCACCACCACTCCCCACCCTCTCACCTCGGCATGTCTCTCCATCAGCTGTGTGTACTGTGGCAGATCATCGAATTGCAGCGTcatggttgccatggtgattgTCAGCGCAACAGACACGCCTGCGCTGTCCTCCAGATGTTGCAAGATTTGAAGTGTCCGGTGAGGGTCTACATTTACCATAGTTGGGCTGGCGCACACGCTGACAAGCTGGGAGGGTTCTGATTGGCTAAAAATGTCGATTACCTCATCGGCCGCTTCCtaggaaaacaaaagtgatGCATTTGTTGCAACGACACAATAAGCTAACTGTGTGGCTCACATCtgcagtttttgttttgtggcGTGTCCGCATTACCCGAGTGAGATGCAGGTCGGTCTCTTCTAAAAGGAAATGCTTCAGGTAAAACAAAAAGCCCGGGCCGTAGGTGTGTGGGCTGCTCGGCAGGGGGCGGTTTCTGGCCATGACGTCGATGACTGATTGGCCCGACATTCTGTAGTAAGGCAGCGCCTGGTGACAGTGTCTCTGGCTTCCCCTTTGGTGATGACAACATAAGAGCGGAATTTTAAGAAGAGCTCATGAAGTCCTTCTGATCCCAAGTCTTGACGCTAACATTTAATTCTTTCCAGCAAGTGGCGCCAATACATTAATGGGTGTGATAAGATGACGTGAGAAAGTGTCACCTGCTGAAACAGTCTGCCAGCTGAGCGCAGTTCTCCCTGAACGCCTCCTCCAACTCTGCTTCGTCAGGACGGCCATGTGCGGGGCCGCCGCCACGCCACCACGGCTGACGAGCCTGGAGCGAGGCCGCACGGAGCAGCAGGTGAGCTTCGCTCAGGAGGTGCCCAAGGCTCTGCGCTTGCTGGTTGTTCTGCGCGTAATGCTGGCTGTATTCAACCTGAGCAACGGACGCATGGAAAACAAAGAAGTTTGCACGTTTTGATGAAAGCTGCATTTCAAGTCACTGCCTCTACGTTACCATTTCTCGGTAGAGAGTGAGCGGGGGAACGGTTTCAACCACATAGAGATTCCATCCATGTCCGACAGCACCAGTGTCCTTGGGAGCAGACGCAGTCCACCTCTTGCTCCTGAGGTCAAAGGGCACACAGACAGGAAATTGGAAATATACTCAAAAAGAACAAGTTGACCCCAGATTTGGGTCGAAGTAGATTGAGACTAAGGCTCTGATACAGACTTTAAGTTGATAACCAAAAAAATGCCGCATCATTAGAGACATCAATCGACACAAATATCATCAAATAAAACTACTGTGAAAAAAACAGATACAGTAAATGGAATAGTCGGTATGAGTTGTGGCTATTGCTCATCATAGCGTAAAATGGATGTTTTGATTTGAAGCGACGTACAGGC from Syngnathus scovelli strain Florida chromosome 10, RoL_Ssco_1.2, whole genome shotgun sequence harbors:
- the LOC125976123 gene encoding uncharacterized protein, with protein sequence MKPNERKETLLAAKENIEMESLSFHETREVLPTQELEEDHCAYQNLEHPLVVICEEEPILEVEAQQDGVQKSKPQPNMVTPSSESANCGSRPPPLVFMEDIEIEMEVLPHLTKSKAQLVGLITPTFSCKASRMKWKPLTPQQSGLVVKDVFCLPRGLYVEGEIGRNTAPQGKAQAALSAMGLTARITIDRAWSAKQMASRLAALFQGRVAKEAGQCFSFSYLKCMQQVLFVPATPVEGWTGAQVLRISGPGALYILSHHDHLQAATAPGCVDVACGPETP
- the hps3 gene encoding BLOC-2 complex member HPS3; translation: MVHVYNCHPYASQQIVQVEQEPGLICCGGAALFVVATGGCKVEAYNLEQEGCPLICRFATMGTVRSILYSDIGDYLVTIEEKNSATYLRAYTNWRYQAEEKARVGVRLLGHFLRGASQRGGAQMEIIEIPLSERPVAVACCPLTGDLLVGCDKTLVLFTLRRHNQQNTPNVQQPSNSQQSASPSSDQSSNQNASILDFERSVILHLPGTKPKQVALCAGYVAVQAELEVLVLKLDANHEPNDPVPEESSEAPKDDQAEDQVDFLLLPRRQELLGARARDCDIPVSIEKTGLEDRGQNTFSYVLFRRFTPDYFQGCGVEETQLHSLKLQPLFTSGQSAVEEPTCVFCFFSLPTTGYLYSLKGGVDLVSTYQYPEKVLEAVLTDHLLHVITKNALQCFTVRCAAVAARLEDPYVDTTMRACPPCNLEVCALRMQLFIGLRSVCTYGRHVILFSAADVDAPEETERNAQRRGLSKRWTASAPKDTGAVGHGWNLYVVETVPPLTLYREMVEYSQHYAQNNQQAQSLGHLLSEAHLLLRAASLQARQPWWRGGGPAHGRPDEAELEEAFRENCAQLADCFSRGSQRHCHQALPYYRMSGQSVIDVMARNRPLPSSPHTYGPGFLFYLKHFLLEETDLHLTREAADEVIDIFSQSEPSQLVSVCASPTMVNVDPHRTLQILQHLEDSAGVSVALTITMATMTLQFDDLPQYTQLMERHAEMVLVYGFIEEPRLLLHGGGGGQHADICPTALSQQMVKSQPGLLVASMVALHENNKVHLEQVDQMFQTLGCGNSLQVDFWEATLMASSQQGVIQELLFRLSSVYIERLIHTSTDKCLHEPPTRKSLKSADDLINSCSHYGALYPWLFVLSPLHSTNFQHQEALHKMQSLLCGPSLSVGSVTPLLESLPDKTLWGFSLHILCATRRGQYDRSIEELLERCPQAIIAYANHHLQDQHMDLWWKKLLPELCNRTRTASDNRILLAALKETLVVVAMETSPAEFLELIPDDGTASYFLPHLLTCSQRHLLA